CTTCAAAATTCAGCGGAAGCAAAGAAAGTTAGGTGGGGATCAACTGCCCGTAAATGCCCGATTGGTGCGGGCTAATAATCAGTGGGGATGAACAAAACCCACACTGATTAAAGTTTCACTTTATTATCTTTGACAAAAATATGTCATGTCGTGAAATTTTATTTCATAAAATAAGAAAGAGTAATTGATTTTTAGTTTCTTAAAGTTATAATAAAAGTGTGAAATATAATTTCAAAGAGGGTGGCAATATGTTAGAAAATTTATCGACAGAACATCGTAATGAGAAAACAATGAATTTGGATGAGATGAGCATAAAAGAAGTGTTGCAAAGTATGAATGAAGAAGATCGAACTGTTGCGTTAGCAGTTGAAAAAGAGATAGAACAAATTGAAAAGGTTGTACAGACTGTTATTAAATCTTTTGAAGAAGAGGGACGTTTAATTTACATTGGTGCTGGTACGAGTGGTCGTTTAGGTATTCTAGATGCAGTGGAATGTCCGCCGACATTTGGCACGGATGATAAAATGGTGCAAGGATTTATAGCAGGTGGATTGAAAGCGTTTACTAAAGCGGTGGAAGGTGCCGAAGATCGCGAAGAGTTAGCAGAAGAAGATTTAAAAAGTATTGGATTAAATGAGAAAGATACAGTGATTGGAATTGCTGCAAGTGGCAGAACTCCTTACGTAATTGGCGGCTTGAAATACGCACAGAGTGTAGGAGCGAGTACAGCGAGTATTTCTTGTAATAAAAATGCTGAAATAAGTAAATATGCAAAGTTAAATGTGGAAGTAGAGACAGGTGCAGAAATATTAACAGGATCAACGCGTTTAAAAGCTGGTACAGCACAAAAATTAGTGTTGAATATGATTTCAACAGCTTCGATGATTGGTGTAGGAAAAGTATATAAAAACTTAATGGTAGATGTTCAATCCACAAATGAAAAGTTAGTAGAACGGTCAAAACGAATTATTGTGGAAGCAACAGGCGCTAGTTATGAAGTAGCGGCAGAGTATTATGAAAAGGCAGAACGTAACGTAAAAGCTGCCATTGTTATGGTGTTGTTGCAGTGTGAATATGGGGAAGCACTGGAGAAACTAAAATACGCTAAAGGGTTTGTGAAGAAAGCACTATAAAATAATAGGGAGGGGGATTCTATTATGAAGAAAGAAGAGAGAATGGCCAAGGAAATTTCGGAGCAACTTGGAGGAATAAAAAATATTCGTAGTATTGCTCATTGTATGACGAGACTACGATTAACGCTTCATGATGAAAGTAAAGTAAATATGGACCTTTTAAAAAAAGTTGAAGGCGTTATGGGTGTTATAGAAGATGAGACGCTTCAAGTTGTCGTTGGTCCAGGAACAGTAAATAAAGTAGCAGCTGAAATGGAAGGCTTAACAGGACTACGAATTGGTGAGGTAGCAGATCATCACCTTGAAGATATTGGGCAAGAGATGAAATCAGAGATTAAGAAGAAAAATAATACACCGGTGAAAAACTTTTTACGAAAAATAGGAAGTATTTTCATTCCGTTAATTCCAGGACTTGTTGCGTCAGGAATTATAAACGGGGTTGCTAACTTTGCGAAAAACGCTGGTGCTGATCCAAATGCAACGTGGTTACAAATGTTACTACTCATTGGCGGCGGTATCTTTACATTCTTAGGAATTTTAGTCGGTTGGAATACAGCGAAAGAGTTCGGCGGGACACCGGTTCTTGGGGCAATTGCTGGCATTTTAATTTTCAACCCAGCGATGGCAAACGTAAAATTGTTTGGTGAAGCATTAGTGCCCGGACGTGGCGGATTGTTCGCAGTTATTTTTGCAGCATGGCTTATGGTTGTAGTGGAAAGACAAGTTCGAAAAGCAGTGCCGAATGCAATTGATATTATCGTGACACCACTCATTACTGTATTAGTTGTAAGTATCGTAACGATGTTAGCCATTCAGCCATTAGCAGGTTTCTTATCAGATGGTATTACGAGCGGAATTAATGCTATTTTAAATATTGGCGGAGCATTTGCTGGCGCAGTACTTGCGGGAACATTTTTACCTCTCGTTATGGTCGGATTGCATCACGGTTTAACACCAATTCATATGGAATTTATTAATCAAACACACGTAACACCTTTATTACCAGTACTCGCAATGGCTGGTGCTGGCCAAGTAGGCGCAGCAATTGCGATTTATGTGAAAACAAAAAACAAACGACTTCGAAATGTAATTAAAGGTGGATTGCCAGTTGGCTTTTTAGGAATTGGTGAGCCGTTATTATACGGGGTTACATTACCACTTGGGAAACCGTTTATTACTGCTTGTTTAGGAGCGGCTGTCGGTGGTGCTTTCCAAGCAGTTATGCAAACGGCTTCACTTGGAATTGGCGTATCAGGGCTATCTTTAATTCCGTTAATTGCTGACAATAAATATTTACTATATTTCTTAGGTTTAGTAATTGCATATACTTTCGGATTTATCTTTACGTACTTCTTCGGATTTAAAGAAGAAATGGCAGAAAACGTATAGAGAAAGGGATTCCTTTCTCTTTTTCTATTAATAGAAAGGGAGATTTATATGATCGGAGTTTCCATTTATCTTTCAAAAGAACGAGTAGAGAAACAAGAAGAGTGGCTAAAAGTAGCGAAGGAAAATGGGTTTACATCTATTTTTACATCACTGCACATTCCAGAAGATGATCCAAATACGTATAAAGAGTTAATTCAAATATTAGGGAAAAAAGCTCTTGCACATGAAATGGAGCTAATGGTTGATGTTTCTCCAAAATCGTTACACCATTTAGGGCTAACATATGAAAATGTGGAAGAGTTATTGAACTGGGGCATTACCGGTTTAAGAATGGACTATGGCATCACGCCAAAAGAAATCGCCCGCGTATCTCACAAGATGAAAGTAGCTTTAAATGCGAGTACGATTACAAAGTCATTTTGGAAAGAGTTACTTGCAGAACATATAAGAGTAGAGAATGTAGAAGCGTGGCATAATTTTTACCCACGTCCAGAGACGGGACTAGCAAAGTCCTTCTTACAAAAACAAAATCAATATTTACAGAAGTGCGGAATAAAGACGATGGCATTTATTCCAGGAGATGCGGAAAAACGTGGTCCGTTATATGAGGGGTTACCAACGTTAGAAAAACATCGCAATATGCGCCCGCTTGAAGCGTACTTAGAACTTGTACAAGATTGTGGTGTTGATAAAGTATTGATTGGAGATATAAGCGCAAGTTTAGAAAGTATGCAAGAAGTAGCTAGTGCAAGTAGAGGGATTATTCCATTGCGTTACAAATCATTTATAACTGATAAAGAAGTATTAAAAGTGGTAGAGCAAGTGCATACAAATAGACTAGATCCGTCTCGTGATGCTATTCGATCTGTAGAATCAAGGGAAGGAAATAGAGTGATGTTACAGCCGATGCATACAATTGTAAGAAAGAAAGGTAGCATTACAATTGATAATGAATTGTACGGTAGATATGCAGGAGAGATGCAAGTTGCCACACATGATTTACCTGTAGATGAGAAAGTGAATGTTGTTGGAATGGTTGTAGAAGAGGATATTTCTTTATTGCCGTATGTTGGCGCTGGAAAAATGTTTCAACTTTTTTGTGCGATAGAGTAAAAGCTTGAATTAGCGCTATTTTGTAAGAAAACATTATCCGTAAAAGGGATAATGTTTTTTGTTTTCTTTAAAAAAGTATTTGACGAATGAATTGAAATACCGTATTGTTTTGACTTGTAAATAAAAGTTCACTATAACAAAACGAAAAGGAGAGTTCAAAATGAACCAATATATTGGGAATTTAATTATTCGTATCGTGTTAGGAGTAACGTTCTTTGCGCACGGTTTAGCGAAGTTTCAATCAGGTATCGATAACGTAGCAGGATGGTTTACAAGCATCGGCTTACCAGGTGGCCTTGCATACGGCGTAGCAACAGTTGAATTAGTTGGTGGTATATTATTAATTATCGGTTTAGGTGTACGATATGTAGGATTGTTATTCGCTCTTATTTTAGCTGGAGCTATCGTAAAGGTAAATGGAGCAGCAGGTTTATTAGGAGATGGAAAGAATCCAGGATATGAATTAGATCTTGCATTATTATCAATGGGTGCGTATTTATTCGTAGTAAAAGCAGAAGGATATGTAGATCGTTTCTTAAAAGAGAAAGTAATGAAAACGAAGTAAATTTTATTTATAAATGTTGACTTGAAGAAATATTGTAACTATAATGATTACAACTAATGAATTACGAATGAAACAATTTAAATATTTTTTTACACAAGATGTAACTACATTGGTTACGTCTTGTGTAAAAATAAATAAACGGGAGGAAGTAATATGCCTAAATCAAATTTAGAAATTATTAAAAGCACGTATGAAGGATCAGCTTCTTCAAATGCAAAGCATTTAGCAGAAGCCTTCTCTGAAAAAGTGGAATGGACAGAGGCAGAAGGGTTCCCGTATGGCGGAACATATAAAGGCGTAGAAGCTATAATGGAAAATGTATTTAGCCGTTTAGGATCAGAATGGGATGATTATAAAGCAAGTGTAAATACGTATCATGAAGTAAACGGAAAAGATGTAATTATTGCTGAAGGTGTTTATTCAGGAATTTATAAAGAAACGGGAAAATCATTTGAAGCAGAATTTGTTCATGTATGGCAACTTGAGAACGGAAAAATTGTGAAGTTTAAGCAATATGTAGATAGTCATATTGTTAGGGAAGCGATGAAGAGATAATGCTTTTTAAATGGATCGTAGGTATATGCATTACAATTATAGTAATTTTCTCGTCTATAGTTGGCGGAAAGAAATTGCTTGCATATGTGGAAAAAGAAAATAAAAATATTCAAATCGAGCGAGCGGCAAACGAAAAAGAGAAAAAAGCTGCAGAAGAAGCTCCGCAAATTAGTGAAGGTGAAATTATTTCTACTATGCATAAAATGGTGCACCAAAAGGTAAAATCCTCTGAAAAATGGGGATTTGTAGAGATGACAAAAAAGGAGATTTCTAATGTAAAAAGAGATATTGAAAATAGTACAGGTTTTCAATATAAAATGAAGTTATTTTCTATTATAAATAGATGGGAAAAAGGAGATTTTTCTCAAACTGTTGAGGAGCATAACTTTTTATGGAGCCTTCAAGGTGGAGATACTGGCAAGGCGACGGAACGTTTATCGCCAGAAGAGGAAAAGCAGTATATAAAAGAAATGAAGAGTAAATAAAAACATCGCCAACCCAGATGACGATGTTTTTTCATTAAGAATGTTTTCGTATTAAAGGTCTAGTTGGCTGAACGGCAACAGTTTTGAAATGAGAAAATAAATAACATCCTGTTACAACGACCATTGTCCCTACAATTTGTATCCACGTTAATTCTTCACCGAGGAAAAGGAATGCTAAAATCGCTGTGAAAATCGGATTGAAGTTTAGAAAAATCCCGGATGTCGTAGCTCCTAATTTTTGTACACCAATATTCCAAAATACCATACAAAGAACTGTCGAAATAAGCCCAGTATATAAAAGTGATGTGATGAAAGAAGTATTTATATTTGAAACAGTGAAGCTACCTATGTTAAACGGTAGTAATAAAATAACGCCGAAAATACCAGAGTACAACGTTGCCATAAGTGGTGTAGTTGTTTTTGTTGCCCATTTACTACAAACAGAATAGATTCCCCAAATACAAACTGCTGCAATCATCCATAAATCGCCACTATTAAAATGTAGTGAAAATAAAAGCGAGAAATCACCTTTTAATAGGACGAGGATAACCCCGAAGAATGAAAGAATCATGGATAGAATTTGAAGTGTATTTACTTTTTCTTTTAGAAATAATACTGAAAATAGTGCAATGGAAATCGCATTTAATGTAGAAATAAGTCCTACATTCGTTGCGGATGTTTTTTCTAGTGCTAGAAATTGAAAGATGTTAAAAAGAGCGACCCCTGAAATTCCCATGAGTATTAACGGAAGTATGGCAGCGCGAGGTGGAATGATTTTCTTTTCTTTAAACCATACCATCGGTAATAAACAAACGATCGCAATCATCCATCTTAAGCTTGTAAGTGTCATCGGAGACGCGTGATCGACGAGTGATTTTCCAACGACGAAATTTCCTCCCCATAATAAGCTCGTTAGTAATAATAAAAAGACATAAAAATAAGGCATATAAAAATCCCCTTTGTTGTAATCAATATGAATTGTAAATAATTTTAGCATTTTTCTTTATTATGTAATATATTCTTTTGTATAATGGGGAAAAGTCGATAAAATATTTTGTTTTGGATGATATTTACAGAAAGATATTCGGTTTTATATAGGTTATAAGTTGTTTTTTCGAATAATCATCGGTAAGAAAAAGGGGGAATTTTGATGGAGTCGTCAGTTATTAAAGTGTTAGATGATTTAGACGTACAAATTTTAGATATATTGCAGAAGGAGTCTCAAGTAAGTAATGCAGAGCTTGCGCGACGCGTTAATTTATCGCCAGCTGCGATGCATGCGAGAATAAAAAGATTAGATGGAGAAGGGTTCATTGATAAGCTAGTAGCCATTTTAAATCAAGAAAAGCTTGGTTTTGATTTGTTATGCTTCATTTTTATGAGCACGAATATTCATCAATCGGATAAACTGGAAGTGCTGGAAAAAGAATTAGAAGCAATGCCTGAAGTGTTAGAATGTCACTGTTTAACAGGAGAGTATGATTATTTATTAAAAGTTGCAAATCGTGATCGTAAAGAGTTGGAGCAGTTTATTAGAAAGCTGAATAAGCTTGGTATTACAAGGATACAGACGAGTTTGGCACTTCGTGAAATTAAATATTCAACAGTATTGCCGATACGAGATGAGGAACCAAGCATCGATTAGATTGCTTGGTTTTTTGTTTGTATAAAGTGATTGACGAGAAGAAAAGAGAGATGTATTATTATATAAAATTATGTATTAAAATTCATTTTAGGTTATAAATATTAATATCGGGGGCAAGGGGAGAGCATATGAAAATCTGTAATGCGGTTACGAGTGATGTGAAAGAAATTTATAGTCTTATTGAGGTTTATGCAAAAGAGGGAGTTGTTTTACCACGTTCTCTTTTGTCTCTTTATCAATATTTGCAATGTTTATATGTTATGAAAGAAGAAGAGAAAGTTGTTGGAGTTGCTGGTTTACATGTGTTAGGAGAGGACCTTGCAGAAGTTCGGTCGTTAGTCGTTTCGCATACATATGCAGGGAAAGGAATCGGGCGTATGTTAGTAAATCATGTAATAAATGAAGCAGTGAAAATAAAAGTAAGTAGAGTCATTTCTTTAACATATGAAACAGAATTTTTTCAAAAGTGTGGATTTGATTTTGTGAATAGAGATGCGCTACCAGAGAAAGTATGGGTTGATTGTAGACATTGTCCAAAGGTTGATTATTGTGATGAGGTGGCGATGATTCGATATGTTGGATGAAATAAAAGGAAAAAAGAGCAGCTAGCAAAAGCTAACTGCTCCATTCAAGGGATCTCTCCAAGGGGGAGTGGAGAAAATATTATGTTACTAGCATTATTGACAGATTATTAGGAAATATACAAATCGGATGAAAGAAATTTTAAATAAACTTTCGGCATTGACAGTTTTTAAAATGTTCATGTACAATACATATGAATGACATTCAGTCATTTTTGAAAATAGCAGGATGTAGTTTGCTTGGAAACGGAACAAATATAAATGGTAAATGAGGATGATATTTGTTTTTATATAGTATTGATGAAAGAGTATATTTTTTTAAAACAAAAATGACTGATAGTCAGTCATAAGAGGTGAGAGGTATGAAAAATAAAGCTTGGTTATATGTCATATTAACATGTATCTTTGAAATTTTTTGGGTGTTTGGTTTTAATACGGCCAATACTTGGTGGCATTGGATCGTTATTTTAGGAGTTATTGCTGTTGATTTTTACTTTCTTTCTAAAGCTTGTGAACATCTTGCAACAGGAACTGTATATGCTGTTTTCGCCGGAGCTGGTACGGTAGGTACTTTCTTAATGGATGTATTTCTTTTCGGTGGAAGTTTCAGTGCAGGTAAACTATTCTTCATTCTTATGGTAGTAGCCGGTGTTATCGGTTTAAAGTTAGCTGACAATAAAGAAGAAACTGTGGAAGGAGCTGCTTAAAAATGGGTTGGTTTTTCGTATTGTGTGCTGCAATTAGTGAAATAGTCGGTGTGATAGGACTTAAAATGTATAGTAAAGATAAGACATTAGCCAATGGTGCGATTTATATAGGTGGGTTTGCTACATCCTTCGCATTTTTGTATACATCTTTCTTATTTTTACAAGTCAGTGTCGCGTATGCGGTTTGGATTGGTATTGGAACAGCGGGAGCCGTTTTATTAAACATGTTCTTGTTTGGTGAGTCGAAAAGTAAAGCACGTATCATTAGTGTGGCTCTTATTGTATGCGGAGTGACAGGATTAAAGGCACTTTCTTAAAGATATATTGTATTTTTATCTCCTAATTGTTTATTAGGAGATTTTATTATAAAAAAATGACTTCCTCTTAGAGTTCACTATCATTGACAGTACAATCGATTATCTTATAAAATGAGTGACAGTCATTCAATATGCGTGTGAAAGGGTTTAGATGATGAATAAAAAAGAGAAAATTGTCTATGCAGCTATTGAAGTGTTTCAGGAGAAGGGCGTCGAAAAAACGAAGATTTCTGATATCGTGAAATTAGCTGGCATTGCGCAAGGAACTTTCTATTTATATTTTCCTTCTAAGCTATCTGTTATGCCTGCAATAGCAGAAGTGATGGTTGAAAAGATGATACTTGCAGTGAAAGAAAAAGTACAAAAAGATGTACCTTTTTCAAATAAAGTGGCACAAGTAATTGATGCGGTGTTTCACTTTATAGAGGAATACCGTGAAATACAAGCTTTAATGTATGCGGGTCTTGCATCTACTGAACATATAAAAGAGTGGGAAGCTGTATATGAGCCTCTTTATATGTGGTTAAGCGAATTTTTAAGTGAGGCGAAAGAAGCTGGTGAAATTCGTGATTCGGTTCACGCAGAACGAACAGCGAAGTTATTTATCGCTCTTGTTGAATCAGCAGCGGAACAAGTGTATTTATATGATCATAAAGATGATGAGCAGGTGGATTTGCAAAAGGAAGAAGTACTAGATTTTTTAACACATGCACTACATATAAAGAAGTAGTAAGATGAACCTGTCTGAGAAGGTAGGTTCATTTTTGAGGAAAAATGAATGATAGTCATTCACCTAATACTTATGTATGTGTGGAAGGATAGAGTGAAATTCTAATGAGTGGAGGCATCTCTACTCATGATTAGCCCACAAATAGCAGGATAAAGAAAAAGCTTCTTGGGCATTATTTTTTGAGAGGAGCTTACGGGAAGAGGTGTTAAAAGTGAAGAAACCGATAAAAGAACAAAAGATGGTACTGGTCATTCTTTTGAGTAATATATTTATCGCTTTTCTAGGGATTGGATTAATCATTCCGGTTATGCCGTCCTTTATGAATGACATGCATTTAACAGGGAAGACGATGGGGTATCTCGTTGCAGTGTTTGCAATGGCTCAGCTTATTGCTTCACCTATTACAGGCCGGTGGGTTGATCTTTACGGTAGGAAGAAAATGATAATCATTGGATTATTTATTTTTGGTGTTTCAGAGCTTCTTTTTGGATTAGGAAAAGATGTGTGGATGCTTTATGTAGCGAGGGTGTTAGGCGGAATTAGTGCTGCTTTTATTATGCCTGGTGTTACGGCATATGTTGCGGATATTACATCTATTCAGGAACGTCCAAAGGCGATGGGATACTTATCTGCGGCTATTAGTACTGGATTCATTATAGGGCCTGGAATCGGCGGATTTATTGCAGAATACGGTATACGTGTGCCGTTTTTTGTTGCAGCAGCAATTGCCTTTATAGCATGTGTGATTTCGATATTTATTTTAAAAGAACCTTTAACGAAAGAAGAGCTTGCAGAGATTTCTTCTAATACGAAAGAATCAAGCTTTATTGGTGATTTAAAGAAATCATTACATCCAATGTATGCAATTGCATTTATTATCGTATTTGTACTCGCATTCGGATTATCAGCATATGAAACTGTGTTTAGTCTGTTCTCTGATCATAAATTTGGATTCACACCGAAAGATATCGCAGCAATTATTACAATTAGTTCAATCTTTGGGGTAGTTGTGCAAGTATTTATGTTTGGCAAATTGGTAGACATGTTCGGTGAGAAAGTATTAATTCAAATATGTTTAATTGTAGGTGCAGTGTTAGCATTCGTCTCAACTGTAGTCTTTAATTATTGGATTGTACTTCTCGTTACGTGCTTTATTTTCCTTGCATTTGATTTACTTCGTCCAGCTTTAACGACGTTTTTATCAAAAGCAGCTGGAAAAGAGCAAGGATTCGTTGCTGGGATGAACTCGACTTATACGAGTTTAGGAAATATCGCAGGACCAGCGATGGGCGGAATATTATTTGATATGAATATTCATTATCCATATGCATTTTCAGGCGTTGTTTTAATAGTTGGTCTCGGCATTACATTTATGTGGAGAGAGAAACAGTTGGCTGAAAGTTTTGCGAAGTAATGAGAATAAAGAATGATTGGAAAGCCCCTTTTTGTAAGGGGCTTTTTTGCATGTTAATACATGGATGGCTGTATCCATAACTTCGCAAAATTTGCCCAGCCGAATGAATCAATTGTTACGTTTTTTAAAGAAGAAGGGTATGTTTTTCTTTTTAAAACGTGATAGTTAAATAAAATGATGTGCTCTACTTGTAAAAATTCTTCGATTTCATACATGAGCTCATAGCGTTCTTCTTTATTTGCCTCTAATAAAAATGTATCAAGTAAACAGTTAATTTGTTTTTCATAGTGCGGATCCATGAACCGATTTACGAAGCAACTTTTATTTTTAAACACATTTAAGAATGCGAGTTCATGGTCAGCAGCAAATACTTCTCCCATGAAAATAATATCGGCATGTGTATCGATAGAACGATCCATATAATCTGAAACGAGAAATGGGTGAAGTTCTACATGTATGCCTAATTGTTCGCAACGTTCTTTTAGGAAATATGCGTCATTTGCACTGTCTTTAAATGCGAAGAAATAAATATGAATCGTTTCTCCGTTATAGGTGCTCTTTTTTAAATACTCTTTCGCTTTTTCTAAAGAGTAGGACCTTTTAGTAGCTTGGCGGCTTCTATCAGGGAAGAAGCTTGATGCAGCAATTGTTCGTCTACCCTCTATGTTACGAAGTATCATTTCAACATCATATAGTTCTCTCCAAGCTTTTCGAAAGTAAATGTCGTGATGAGGACCAGGTTTTGTAAAGTTGAAGCCAGCATAAATACAGCCTATTTCTTCTATTTGTATATCATGCCTTTCATTTTCCTCTTCGTTTGGTAGTTCATAATCAGCATCTATTTGCACATGGTCAGGAATACCCCAAAATTCAATACGGTCTAATAACGCGCGCTCTTTAAAATAATGGGTGAACGCTTCGAGTACGATATTATCTTCAGAGTAATGAGCAAGTTTGAAAGGTCCAGTACCTATATAATGATTATTTTGAATACTAGCATCACGCGGTAAAATTGCGAGCTGCATTGAACTTACATAGTGTAAGAAAAATAGATTTGGTTTTGCTAAATGGAATTGAATTTGCAGTGTTGATGGTGTTTCAATTTGAACAATTTCTTCTGTTAACCAATCGAAAGGAGAGTGAACTTGCTTTAATCGTTCAAATGAAAATTGTACATCTTTAGAAGTTAAAACTGTTTCGTTATGAAAATATACATCCTTTCGTAAATAAAAAGTCCATGTAAGCCCGTCTTCACTTAATTCCCACGTATGCGCAATGTGTGGTTCCATTTTTTCAGTAACATCGTTATAAACGACTAACGTATCAAAAATTTGACTCGTAAGATGGCTTTCTGTAGTTACAGCTACAAAAGCTGGATCTAATGGAAATATCTTTCTCGATATAGGAATCTTTAATATGTCGTACATATCATTTGAAGGTTCGTATCCAAAATGATGATGTAGTTTATTTTCTATCTTTTTTTGAAGTGCAAGGGGGAGGGGGCCTTTTAAAAGAAGAAAAACGTCTTTTAATTTTTCTTTCGCTAACAGTTCATCTGCATAGGATTCAATCGCTTCTACGAAATTATGTGAAAATAGAATTTCCGTTTTATTTCCGCGTCCTCGTCCTGGAGTCCAGCTAATTAATTGCTCCTCGCTCATTTTCTTTAATAAAATCTTTACGTTTTTCGTACTGCAATATAAAACATCTGCTAATTCTTGTAAGCTATTTCGTATATGTTGTTGATCTTGTGCATGTAATCTTAATCGAATGTAATAGTCCATAATTTTCATATATACACTTCCTTCTATCATAAAAGGGGAAACTCTTTAGAATATTCTAACCTTTTTCTTCCTTTTTTTCAAAGTAAAATAAGTAAGCATAAGGAGGGGAAACAATGGGATTTTGGAGTATGCATCGAAATATAAAAATTAGAATTATAACATCATTTTTAACACGTACTGTGTCCACGATGATTTTTCCATTTATGGCGATTTATTTTTCAATAAAGTTAGGTAGTGCGATTGCTGGTGCGTTACTACTCATTAATGTCATAGCTTCATTAGTAATTGGTTTATACGGTGGATATGTTGGAGACCGGCTTGGGCGTAAAAAGGTTATGATTATCGGTCAAAGTATACAAGTCATTTCCATTGCTTGTATGGGAGTTGCGAATTCGGATTACATTGACTCACCATGGCTAACATTTGTGTTTATGTTAGTGAATAGTTTAGGGTCTGGACTTATGAATCCTGCGACAGAGGCGATGTTAATTGATGTGAGTACACCTGAAAATCGAAAAGTGATGTACAGCATTAGTTACTGGGCTATTAATTTATCGATTGCCATTGGAGCGATATTTGGAGGATTACTATTTGAAAACTATAGACTACAATTGTTTATCGTATTAACGCTTGTTGCCATTATGACTTTATATGTGATGGCTGTGTATATGGAAGAAGTGTATGTAGCACGAAAAACGGTGGAGAAGAAAAATGTATTAAAAGATATGGTAGATAGTTATAAAGTCGTGATGAAAGATAAAGCATTTTTAATTTTTTGTGCAGCGAGTATATGTACATTATCGTTAGAGTTTCAAATTAATAATTATTTAGGGGTACGTTTGCAGAAGGAATTTGAAACGGTGCACTTTTTATTCGGGGATGGTTTTACGTTTGATTTAACAGGTATTCGCATGTTGAGCTGGATTTCTGCAGAGAATACAATTTTAGTTGTGTTATGTTCAGCACTTCTTATTAAAATGCTGAAAAGCTTCAATGATTTGAAAATCTTATATGTAGGCTTATTCATTTACACGATTGGATTTACAATACTCGGAACAAGCAATAGTTTATGGATTTTATTAATTGCAGGGCTGTTCCAAACGGTAGGGGAGATGATGTATGTGCCAGTACGTCAATCTATTATGGCAGATATAGTGCCAAATGAGGCAAGAGGCTCATACATGGCGATTAACGGAATGGTCTTTCAAGTGGCAAAAATGAACGGAGCATTAGGTGTTATGCTAGGTTCATTTCTTGCATCTTGGGGCATGAGTGCTCTGTACTTTATCGTGGGTATGAGCAGTATTTTATTATTTATGAAGGCGATTGGGAGAGAGAAGTATGAGGGGGAGGCTTCTCAGATTGGATAAAATGATATGAAAAGCG
This genomic interval from Bacillus thuringiensis contains the following:
- a CDS encoding Lrp/AsnC family transcriptional regulator, with amino-acid sequence MESSVIKVLDDLDVQILDILQKESQVSNAELARRVNLSPAAMHARIKRLDGEGFIDKLVAILNQEKLGFDLLCFIFMSTNIHQSDKLEVLEKELEAMPEVLECHCLTGEYDYLLKVANRDRKELEQFIRKLNKLGITRIQTSLALREIKYSTVLPIRDEEPSID
- a CDS encoding N-acetyltransferase, whose translation is MKICNAVTSDVKEIYSLIEVYAKEGVVLPRSLLSLYQYLQCLYVMKEEEKVVGVAGLHVLGEDLAEVRSLVVSHTYAGKGIGRMLVNHVINEAVKIKVSRVISLTYETEFFQKCGFDFVNRDALPEKVWVDCRHCPKVDYCDEVAMIRYVG
- a CDS encoding DMT family transporter, with amino-acid sequence MKNKAWLYVILTCIFEIFWVFGFNTANTWWHWIVILGVIAVDFYFLSKACEHLATGTVYAVFAGAGTVGTFLMDVFLFGGSFSAGKLFFILMVVAGVIGLKLADNKEETVEGAA
- a CDS encoding DMT family transporter; the protein is MGWFFVLCAAISEIVGVIGLKMYSKDKTLANGAIYIGGFATSFAFLYTSFLFLQVSVAYAVWIGIGTAGAVLLNMFLFGESKSKARIISVALIVCGVTGLKALS
- a CDS encoding TetR family transcriptional regulator, translating into MMNKKEKIVYAAIEVFQEKGVEKTKISDIVKLAGIAQGTFYLYFPSKLSVMPAIAEVMVEKMILAVKEKVQKDVPFSNKVAQVIDAVFHFIEEYREIQALMYAGLASTEHIKEWEAVYEPLYMWLSEFLSEAKEAGEIRDSVHAERTAKLFIALVESAAEQVYLYDHKDDEQVDLQKEEVLDFLTHALHIKK
- a CDS encoding MFS transporter produces the protein MKKPIKEQKMVLVILLSNIFIAFLGIGLIIPVMPSFMNDMHLTGKTMGYLVAVFAMAQLIASPITGRWVDLYGRKKMIIIGLFIFGVSELLFGLGKDVWMLYVARVLGGISAAFIMPGVTAYVADITSIQERPKAMGYLSAAISTGFIIGPGIGGFIAEYGIRVPFFVAAAIAFIACVISIFILKEPLTKEELAEISSNTKESSFIGDLKKSLHPMYAIAFIIVFVLAFGLSAYETVFSLFSDHKFGFTPKDIAAIITISSIFGVVVQVFMFGKLVDMFGEKVLIQICLIVGAVLAFVSTVVFNYWIVLLVTCFIFLAFDLLRPALTTFLSKAAGKEQGFVAGMNSTYTSLGNIAGPAMGGILFDMNIHYPYAFSGVVLIVGLGITFMWREKQLAESFAK
- a CDS encoding SgrR family transcriptional regulator is translated as MIEGSVYMKIMDYYIRLRLHAQDQQHIRNSLQELADVLYCSTKNVKILLKKMSEEQLISWTPGRGRGNKTEILFSHNFVEAIESYADELLAKEKLKDVFLLLKGPLPLALQKKIENKLHHHFGYEPSNDMYDILKIPISRKIFPLDPAFVAVTTESHLTSQIFDTLVVYNDVTEKMEPHIAHTWELSEDGLTWTFYLRKDVYFHNETVLTSKDVQFSFERLKQVHSPFDWLTEEIVQIETPSTLQIQFHLAKPNLFFLHYVSSMQLAILPRDASIQNNHYIGTGPFKLAHYSEDNIVLEAFTHYFKERALLDRIEFWGIPDHVQIDADYELPNEEENERHDIQIEEIGCIYAGFNFTKPGPHHDIYFRKAWRELYDVEMILRNIEGRRTIAASSFFPDRSRQATKRSYSLEKAKEYLKKSTYNGETIHIYFFAFKDSANDAYFLKERCEQLGIHVELHPFLVSDYMDRSIDTHADIIFMGEVFAADHELAFLNVFKNKSCFVNRFMDPHYEKQINCLLDTFLLEANKEERYELMYEIEEFLQVEHIILFNYHVLKRKTYPSSLKNVTIDSFGWANFAKLWIQPSMY